A single Dreissena polymorpha isolate Duluth1 chromosome 14, UMN_Dpol_1.0, whole genome shotgun sequence DNA region contains:
- the LOC127857048 gene encoding uncharacterized protein LOC127857048, with translation MDARMRAAIILGLLVQGSIAASLVDLLSRQVHTNVGNGDGGNDGVGNDDVGNYAERPKGLTDMVSDSLKDIDQTEQFDLTDHSLKVEETDGKNEKYIDATIAGDVIAADGSEYENLNTDKTEDQISILDALINSQSSPSENSSIQSTESLWDTKQKLSSKSDTCHLRQSMAYGECGHVAHCQVTCSSETDCTFPYCDSKGQCQCRQAECSTAEMCEFFRIECQGTFTCKEGYCYCQQEEESEITQQQNRTQ, from the exons GATCCATAGCAGCGTCATTGGTGGACCTACTGTCGAGACAAGTACATACGAATGTCGGAAATGGCGATGGCGGAAATGACGGTGTTGGAAATGACGATGTCGGAAATTACGCTGAACGTCCTAAAGGCTTGACAGACATGGTGTCGGACAGTTTGAAAGATATTGACCAAACAGAACAATTCGACTTAACCGATCACAGTTTAAAGGTTGAGGAAACTGATGGCAAAAACGAGAAATATATTGACGCAACCATAGCTGGAGATGTAATTGCAGCAGACGGAAGTGAGTACGAGAATTTGAACACGGATAAAACAGAAGACCAGATATCAATCTTGGATGCACTGATTAACAGTCAGTCCAGTCCTTCAGAAAATAGTTCCATTCAATCAACTGAAAGCCTTTGGGACACGAAACAAAAATTATCATCAAAATCAGACACGTGCCACTTGCGACAGAGTATGGCTTATGGCGAATGTGGTCACGTTGCCCACTGTCAAGTCACGTGTTCGAGCGAGACCGATTGCACGTTTCCCTACTGCGATTCGAAGGGTCAATGTCAATGTAGACAAG cTGAGTGTAGCACAGCCGAAATGTGCGAATTCTTCAGAATAGAGTGTCAAGGAACATTCACATGTAAGGAAGGTTACTGCTACTGTCAACAAGAGGAGGAAAGCGAAATCACACAACAACAAAACAGAacgcaataa